One Cicer arietinum cultivar CDC Frontier isolate Library 1 chromosome 8, Cicar.CDCFrontier_v2.0, whole genome shotgun sequence DNA segment encodes these proteins:
- the LOC101503809 gene encoding monosaccharide-sensing protein 2-like: protein MMEVVIIALAATIGNLLIGWDSSTIAGGMTYIKQEFDLEKDPTLEGLIVSMSFITGTVVTIFSGTVSDLVGRRPLLITSSVMYFISGLVMLMAPNVTIVLLSRIISGVAIALAVTLNPLYISEIAPPDIRGQLNTLTQFACSGGMFLAYILVFSMSLLQSPSWRVMLSVISIPSVAYFLLTVFYLPESPRWLVSKGRMLEAEKVLQRLRCVDDVSGELALLAEGLSPGGEDITIEEYVVAPATEILVNQEAGKDYIKLYGPNEGVTMVAQPTNGQGSMLSRSMLSQHGSFASQAAASLKDPIVNLFGSLHESTLIDSGGSRSMLINNANSIFSTGDPEASPFGTSDNLRAPLISFHGGADNRAYGSKDMLGMRSNSSLRSYSSLVHGNAVETPRNTNIGGGWQLVYKSTDDAMGGKGEGLQRVYLHADPTTVSQSPHVSFASTSGYDIPIDGGEAFQAAGIVSRSILGTNDVLSMPTAKGPNWRALLEPGVKRALIVGIGLQILQQAAGINGFLYYAPQILEQAGVGALLSNLGLSSISASFLVNIITTFCMLPCIAIAIRLMDVAGRRSIMLYTIPILIVCLLVLVLKQFFQFSSVLNAAISAISVVVYESVFCMGLGVIPNIICAEIFPTSVRGICISLTSLTYWVCTLAVTLTFPYLLQLLGLSGVFALFVGGCIISWIFVYLKVPETKGMPLEVIIEFFAIGAKPGTDPAEIGMKD from the exons atgatggagGTTGTGATTATTGCACTTGCTGCTACAATTGGGAATCTACTTATTGGTTGGGATAGTTCAACCATTGcag GGGGTATGACCTACATCAAACAAGAATTCGATTTGGAAAAGGATCCAACACTTGAAGGACTAATTGTGTCAATGTCTTTTATAACTGGAACTGTTGTAACCATATTTTCTGGGACAGTCTCTGATTTGGTTGGAAGACGTCCTTTGTTGATAACATCTTCTGTTATGTATTTCATTAGTGGTTTGGTAATGTTGATGGCTCCTAATGTTACTATTGTTCTGTTGTCGAGGATAATCAGTGGTGTCGCCATTGCTCTCGCTGTTACTCTTAATCCTCTTTATATATCTGAGATAGCACCGCCTGATATAAGAGGCCAATTGAACACTCTTACTCAGTTTGCTTGTTCTGGTGGAATGTTTTTGGCTTACATTCTGGTTTTCTCAATGTCGTTGTTGCAGTCGCCTAGTTGGAGAGTTATGCTTAGTGTTATTTCTATTCCTTCTGTTGCTTATTTTTTGCTGACCGTGTTTTATCTCCCGGAGTCTCCTCGGTGGCTCGTAAGCAAAGGTCGAATGCTCGAGGCTGAGAAAGTTTTGCAAAGACTTCGCTGTGTTGATGATGTCTCAG GGGAGTTGGCTTTGCTCGCGGAGGGTCTCAGTCCCGGGGGCGAAGACATAACCATAGAAGAATATGTAGTTGCACCAGCTACTGAGATCCTTGTTAACCAAGAAGCAGGGAAAGATTATATAAAACTATATGGACCTAATGAGGGAGTTACAATGGTTGCTCAACCTACAAACGGACAAGGTAGCATGCTATCACGCAGTATGTTGTCTCAGCACGGAAGCTTCGCATCTCAGGCAGCTGCTAGTCTCAAGGATCCTATTGTCAACCTATTTGGAAGTTTGCACGAGAGTACTCTCATCGATAGTGGTGGTTCGCGCAGCATGTTGATAAACAATGCCAATAGTATCTTTAGCACAGGGGATCCAGAGGCTAGCCCCTTCGGTACCAGTGATAACCTGCGTGCTCCGCTGATTTCATTTCACGGTGGTGCTGATAATAGGGCTTATGGATCTAAGGACATGTTAGGTATGAGGAGCAATAGCAGCCTGAGAAGTTATAGTAGTTTGGTTCATGGGAATGCCGTTGAAACGCCTAGAAATACAAACATTGGTGGAGGTTGGCaattggtttacaaatcaactGATGATGCCATGGGTGGGAAAGGAGAAGGACTCCAAAGGGTTTATTTGCATGCAGATCCTACCACAGTGTCTCAGTCTCCGCATGTTTCGTTTGCTTCAACTTCTGGTTATGACATACCGATAGATGGCGGTGAAGCTTTTCAGGCTGCTGGTATTGTCAGCCGGTCAATCCTCGGAACTAATGATGTGTTGAGTATGCCGACTGCTAAAGGTCCAAATTGGAGAGCTCTTCTAGAACCGGGAGTCAAGCGTGCATTAATAGTTGGAATTGGACTTCAAATTCTTCAACAG GCTGCTGGCATAAATGGATTTCTCTACTATGCTCCGCAAATTCTTGAGCAAGCAGGAGTAGGTGCTCTACTATCAAATTTGGGACTCAGTTCAATATCTGCTTCTTTTCTTGTAAACATCATTACAACATTCTGTATGCTTCCTTGTATAGCTATTGCCATAAGGCTCATGGATGTTGCTGGCAGGAG GTCAATCATGCTGTACACAATACCCATTTTGATTGTGTGTCTCCTGGTACTAGTACTCAAGCAGTTTTTCCAATTTAGTTCTGTCCTAAATGCAGCAATTTCAGCTATCAGTGTTGTGGTATACGAAAGCGTCTTCTGCATGGGTCTTGGCGTTATTCCCAACATCATATGTGCAGAAATCTTCCCAACGAGTGTTCGCGGAATCTGCATTTCCCTTACATCGCTTACGTATTGGGTTTGTACCTTGGCTGTCACGTTGACATTCCCTTATTTGCTTCAACTTCTTGGTCTTAGCGGCGTCTTCGCTTTATTTGTTGGTGGCTGCATCATTTCATGGATATTTGTCTACTTGAAAGTTCCTGAAACAAAGGGTATGCCTTTGGAAGTCATTATTGAGTTTTTCGCTATTGGTGCAAAGCCTGGTACTGATCCTGCAGAAATCGGAATGAAAGACTAA
- the LOC101504129 gene encoding mitochondrial phosphate carrier protein 1, mitochondrial — protein sequence MAAMEGRICEELTPRYYALCAIGGMLSAGTTHLATTPLDVLKVNMQVYPIKYYSISTCFTTLLREQGPSVLWRGWTGKFFGYGAQGGCRFGLYEYFKGVYSNVLVDQNRSLVFFLSSASAEVFANLALCPFEAVKVRVQAQPSFAKGLIDGFPKLYATEGARGFYRGLVPLLGRNLPFSMVMFSTFEHTVDFLYSNVVKRKKEECSKAQQLGVTCLAGYTAGSVGSFISNPADNIVASLYNRKADTLALAIRKIGLVNLFTRSLPIRMLLVGPSITLQWFFYDTIKVLFGLPTSGEVAADLGRDKPG from the exons ATGGCGGCCATGGAAGGAAGAATCTGTGAGGAATTAACTCCAAGGTATTATGCCCTTTGTGCCATTGGTGGAATGCTAAGTGCTGGTACCACTCACCTTGCTACCACTCCTCTTGATGTTTTGAAAGTTAATATGCAG GTATACCCTATTAAGTATTACAGTATTTCCACTTGCTTTACTACCTTATTAAGGGAACAAGGGCCTTCTGTCCTTTGGAGAGGTTGGACAGGCAAGTTCTTTGGCTATGGTGCTCAAGGAGGATGCAGATTCGGTCTCTACGAATATTTCAAGGGGGTTTACTCAAATGTATTGGTAGATCAGAACAGGAGTCTTGTGTTCTTTCTTAGTAGTGCATCTGCTGAAGTGTTTGCCAATTTAGCTCTATGTCCATTTGAAGCTGTTAAAGTCAGGGTTCAAGCACAACCTAGTTTTGCTAAGGGCTTGATTGATGGCTTTCCAAAGTTATATGCAACAGAAGGCGCACGAGG ATTCTACCGTGGACTTGTTCCACTTTTGGGTCGAAACCTTCCAT TTTCCATGGTTATGTTCTCAACGTTCGAGCATACTGTTGATTTCTTGTATAGTAAtgttgtcaaaagaaaaaaggagGAATGTTCAAAAGCTCAACAACTTGGTGTGACATGTTTAGCCGGATATACCGCTGGATCTGTTGGTAGCTTTATTTCTAATCCTGCTGACAATATAGTAGCTTCTCTTTATAACAGAAAGGCCGATACTCTCGCTCTG GCTATCAGAAAAATTGGTCTAGTCAATCTATTTACCAGGAGCCTTCCTATTAGAATGTTGCTCGTTGGTCCATCAATAACTTTGCAATGGTTTTTCTATGACACTATCAAAGTTTTATTTGGATT